The Mesorhizobium opportunistum WSM2075 DNA window ACAAACAGGTCGGGCGCAGGTGGATTTGAACCTGGCGGCCGCGACAATCCGGATGCGACCCGCGTTCTTTACGCCGAAGGGGAACATCCGACAGAGATTCTGGTTGGGCCCGATAACCCCCGGCACGGAGAACGCAGTCGTGCAGTCGAAGCGATCAGCCAAGGACATCGAGCAGATGGCGGCCGCGCAAACCGCCGACTTCCTGCGACGATCGTCCATCACGTATCTCGAATGTTGCGTCAGCCTGATGATGACGCATCTCCAACGCGAAGAAGTCGCCAGCATCCTCGAGCAGGAAGCTGACATGTTGCGCAGGCTGGACTGAGCCTTGAGCGTCAGATGTCATGACGAAAAAGCGGCTCAGTAGCAGGTCCGCGCACCACCTTGAAGAGGAACAGATATGAGCCTCGGCACAATCCTTATCATTATTCTGATCCTGCTGCTAATCGGCGCGATACCGACCTGGCCATATTCGTCGGGCTGGGGCTATGGGCCATCGGGCATCGTCGGCGTCATCCTTATCATCTTGGTGATCCTGGCGCTCATGGGCCGGGTTTGAGGGCCG harbors:
- a CDS encoding DUF3309 family protein yields the protein MSLGTILIIILILLLIGAIPTWPYSSGWGYGPSGIVGVILIILVILALMGRV